A part of Tachysurus vachellii isolate PV-2020 chromosome 4, HZAU_Pvac_v1, whole genome shotgun sequence genomic DNA contains:
- the LOC132844466 gene encoding uncharacterized protein K02A2.6-like, whose protein sequence is MDKQKVQKDRMYKVKRKSATVHQVTENEANTSSDTDDLSCLELYSIKETDRRVIWLTPEVSGVKLKMELDTGSALSVISAADYKRLFSKIPLQQTSVILKTYTGEKVSPKGKLPVTVNYKENQQQLNLYVLENGGPALFGREWLRKIPLDWHAIKNLDMSQQITNKETQITLTQIVQNAEAVFRKGIGTLKGIKGTLELKEDTSPKFFKARPVPYAIRPKVEAELDHLERTGILTKIERSEWATPIVPVIKKGKTGDVRICGDFKVTVNPALHVVQYPLPRIEDIFASLSRGEHFSKIDLAKAYLQMEMDEQSKKFLTINTHKGLYQYNRLVFGIASAPALWQRAMDQVLQGIPGTQCYLDDIIVTGKDDADHLQNLQRVLTRLCEYGLRANKEKCEFFKSRISYCGHVIDKDGLHKSQDKIEAVLNAPHPQNVSQLRSYLGLVNYYHKFLPNLSTVLHPLNTLLQTRTQWKWSDSCEQAFQKTKMLITSDIVLTHFDPSIPIRLACDASPYGIGAVLSHKFPEGTEKPIAFASRSLTAAERNYAQIDREALSLVWGVKKFHHYLYGQRFTLITDHQPLVSIFNVRRGVSAMASARLQRWSLFLGAHQYDIEYKGTKLHGNADGLSRLPLKSTDESHSVDPADVFHTTIVSQLPVTNATIQKETRNDPTLSKVYDITVLGWPAHGNSLYPAFSARREQLSVCQGTLMCGLRVVVPSKLRSKMLDTLHEGHLGTVKMKNLARSYMWWPGIDKQIEDLAKACPGCQRTQNSPPLAPLHPWEWPSTPWQRVHVDFAGPFRDSMFLIAVDAHSKWPEVVPMKTTTSENTVSVLRTIFSRNGLPEQICTDNGRQFVSDEFRKFMKLNGVKHITSAPYHPATNGLAERFVQTFKKAIKAMDNDSISLQHKIDNFLFMYRNAAHATTGQTPAMMFLKRNLRSRLDLIRPNVRRDVENKQFEQIKDRPTRNFRVGQEVLARDYRLEKWQPGTITTRTGPLTYTVKVGENTWRRHVDQLVDRQTKSSPLPAPDSHAKDNNAVDTVPPTSVNVNESESHEDEPDVTMPVAPAPAPESHLGLQRRYPERCRKPPQRLDL, encoded by the coding sequence ATGGATAAACAGAAggtacagaaagacagaatgtaCAAAGTGAAACGTAAATCTGCCACTGTACATCAAGTAACTGAAAATGAAGCGAACACAAGTTCAGATACTGATGATCTCTCATGCCtggaactgtacagtattaaagAGACAGATCGAAGAGTTATTTGGCTTACGCCAGAAGTATCAGGTGTTAAACTCAAGATGGAGTTAGACACTGGATCTGCCTTATCGGTCATCTCAGCAGCTGATTACAAACGACTGTTTTCAAAAATACCACTGCAACAGACATCAGTGATATTAAAGACTTATACTGGTGAAAAAGTGTCTCCAAAAGGAAAATTACCAGTAACTGTGAATTACAAAGAAAATCAGCAACAGCTCAACCTGTATGTACTGGAAAATGGAGGGCCTGCATTGTTCGGACGTGAATGGCTGAGGAAAATACCTCTGGACTGGCACGCAATAAAAAACTTGGATATGTCCCAGCAAATTACAAACAAAGAGACACAAATTACTTTAACGCAAATTGTACAAAATGCAGAAGCTGTGTTTCGGAAAGGGATAGGAACACTTAAAGGAATAAAAGGGACTCTGGAGTTAAAAGAAGACACTTCTCCAAAATTCTTTAAAGCCCGCCCAGTCCCATATGCAATTCGTCCCAAGGTGGAGGCAGAGCTGGATCATTTGGAAAGAACAGGAATCCTGACTAAAATTGAACGGAGTGAATGGGCAACGCCCATAGTTCCTGTGATCAAAAAGGGTAAGACAGGGGATGTGCGTATTTGTGGGGACTTTAAAGTGACCGTTAATCCAGCTCTTCATGTAGTACAGTATCCCCTGCCACGCATTGAAGATATTTTCGCATCCTTGTCCAGGGGAGAACACTTCTCAAAAATTGACCTGGCCAAAGCATACCTCCAGATGGAGATGGATGAGCAATCCAAGAAATTCTTGACCATCAACACACATAAAGGGCTCTATCAGTACAACCGTCTTGTTTTTGGAATTGCATCAGCCCCTGCCTTGTGGCAGAGAGCGATGGACCAGGTGCTGCAGGGTATTCCAGGAACGCAGTGTTACCTGGACGATATCATTGTAACAGGGAAGGACGATGCAGATCACCTCCAAAACTTACAACGTGTGCTGACTCGACTGTGTGAGTATGGACTAAGAGCTAACAAAGAGAAATGTGAGTTCTTCAAGTCTCGGATTTCTTATTGTGGTCATGTGATAGACAAAGATGGTCTACACAAGTCACAGGACAAAATCGAAGCTGTGTTAAATGCACCACACCCACAGAATGTGTCTCAACTCCGATCATATCTCGGACTTGTGAACTATTATCACAAATTTCTTCCAAACCTCTCGACCGTGCTACACCCATTGAATACACTGTTGCAAACAAGAACACAGTGGAAATGGTCAGACAGTTGCGAACAAGCTTTTCAGAAGACCAAGATGCTCATAACTTCTGATATAGTGCTGACTCATTTCGATCCATCCATACCCATCAGGCTGGCATGTGACGCATCGCCGTATGGAATTGGCGCTGTGCTGTCACACAAGTTTCCAGAAGGCACAGAAAAACCGATAGCCTTTGCATCGAGATCACTAACGGCAGCAGAACGTAACTACGCACAAATAGACAGAGAAGCACTTAGCCTTGTGTGGGGTGTAAAAAAGTTCCACCATTACCTGTATGGTCAAAGATTCACCCTGATCACGGACCATCAGCCCTTGGTCTCGATCTTTAATGTGCGGAGGGGTGTCTCAGCGATGGCCTCAGCTAGGCTGCAGCGTTGGTCACTCTTCTTGGGTGCTCACCAATATGATATTGAGTACAAAGGCACCAAACTACATGGTAACGCGGATGGCTTGTCACGTCTGCCTCTGAAGTCAACAGACGAGTCACATAGTGTGGATCCAGCTGACGTGTTTCACACCACAATTGTGAGTCAGTTACCTGTAACAAATGCCACTattcagaaagaaacccgtAATGACCCCACATTGTCCAAAGTCTATGACATCACAGTTCTCGGGTGGCCAGCACACGGCAACTCACTGTATCCAGCATTCTCAGCGAGAAGAGAACAGCTTTCTGTGTGTCAAGGAACGCTGATGTGTGGATTAAGAGTTGTCGTTCCCTCCAAATTGCGTAGTAAGATGTTGGACACGTTACATGAAGGGCATTTGGGCACAGTAAAAATGAAGAATCTTGCACGTAGTTATATGTGGTGGCCGGGAATCGACAAGCAGATTGAGGATCTGGCAAAGGCTTGTCCTGGATGTCAACGGACCCAGAACTCTCCACCATTAGCTCCTTTGCATCCCTGGGAATGGCCGTCAACACCATGGCAACGAGTGCACGTTGACTTTGCTGGTCCATTTAGGGACTCCATGTTCTTGATCGCCGTGGACGCACATTCTAAATGGCCTGAAGTTGTTCCGATGAAGACAACCACATCTGAAAACACTGTTTCGGTATTGAGAACAATATTCTCCAGGAATGGGTTGCCAGAGCAGATATGCACAGATAATGGACGACAGTTCGTCTCAGACGAGTTTCGGAAATTCATGAAGCTGAATGGAGTCAAACACATCACTTCTGCGCCATACCATCCTGCCACTAATGGCTTGGCGGAAAGGTTTGTGCAGACTTTCAAGAAAGCAATAAAAGCAATGGACAATGACAGCATTTCGCTACAACACAAAATAGACAACTTTCTTTTCATGTACAGGAATGCAGCACACGCCACGACAGGCCAAACACCAGCGATGATGTTCCTTAAAAGAAACTTAAGATCTCGCTTggatctcatcagaccaaatgtTCGACGTGACgtggaaaataaacaatttgagCAGATAAAGGACAGACCTACAAGAAATTTCCGAGTTGGACAAGAGGTCTTAGCACGCGACTACAGACTGGAAAAGTGGCAACCAGGTACTATCACCACCAGAACGGGACCCTTGACGTACACAGTGAAGGTTGGAGAAAATACTTGGAGACGCCATGTAGATCAGTTGGTGGATCGCCAGACAAAATCCTCACCTTTACCTGCCCCTGATTCGCATGCCAAGGACAACAATGCTGTCGACACTGTCCCTCCTACATCAGTTAACGTGAATGAATCTGAGTCGCATGAAGATGAACCAGATGTCACAATGCCGGTTGCGCCTGCACCTGCACCTGAATCTCACCTAGGCTTACAGAGACGTTATCCTGAGAGATGTAGAAAACCTCCTCAAAGGCTTGATTTGTAG